A genomic window from Betta splendens chromosome 24, fBetSpl5.4, whole genome shotgun sequence includes:
- the LOC114849784 gene encoding cAMP-specific 3',5'-cyclic phosphodiesterase 7B-like isoform X1 — MPVLEGLWGPDVRMRDSGLGVESPCSPVWGPLRTPPVTCGGLSLALELPALIRQLRAAWRAPRGGPQGPEGNQAHTWVDTEKKELKRDLEDRCTHLEADGRLSTGHAGVLLAERRGSFPLIDLHILKTSAQQGEVESGTKRKVKRLLSFQRYCHNSRLLRGLVPHTPGSLHLLDDDYLGQAAHMLSKVGTWNFDIFLFDRLTNGNSLVTLMCHLFNVYGLIHHFQLDMVKLHRFLGMVQEDYHSQNPYHNAVHAADVTQAMYCYLKEPKLAEQLSPPDVFLGLMAAAAHDVDHPGVNQPFLIKTRHHLASLYQNTSVLESHHWRSTVGMLRESGLLSHLPPDMSLDMEQQLGSLILATDISRQNEFLLTFREHLDNQDLDLQLASHRHFMLQIALKCADICNPCRVWELSRQWSERVCEEFYRQGDLEKKFDLEISPLCNQQADSVPAIQIGFISYIVEPLFKEWLRFTEPSVLSQTLMGHLHKNKARWSLLRYAHSSETQTRPPAEKPGPEGGGGGEEDIP, encoded by the exons ATGCCTGTGTTGGAGGGTCTCTGGGGCCCAGATGTCAGGATGCGGGACTCTGGTCTTGGTGTGGAGTCTCCCTGCTCGCCGGTGTGGGGTCCACTCAGGACTCCTCCGGTCACCTGCGGGGGCTTGTCGCTGGCCCTGGAACTTCCAGCTCTCATAAGGCAGCTCAGGGCGGCCTGGAGGGCGCCCAGGGGAGGCCCTCAGGGACCTGAAGGCAATCAGGCACACACTTGGGTGgacacagagaagaaggagTTGAAACGGGACTTAGAGGACAGATGCACACATCTTGAAG CTGATGGTAGACTGAGCACTGGTCATGCTGGTGTGTTGCTGGCTGAGAGACGAGGCTCATTCCCGCTGATTGACCTGCACATCCTGAAAA CCAGCGCCCAGCAGGGGGAGGTAGAGTCTGGCACCAAAAGGAAAGTCAAGCGTCTCCTGAGCTTCCAGAGATACTGTCACAACTCCAGGCTGCTGAGGGGCTTGGTCCCCCACACACCCGGCTCACTGCACctgctggacgacgactacctGGGACAGGCTGCA CATATGTTGTCAAAAGTAGGCACATGGAACTTTGACATATTTCTCTTTGATCGTCTTACAAATG GTAACAGCCTGGTGACTCTGATGTGCCACCTTTTCAATGTCTATGGTCTCATTCATCATTTCCAGCTGGACATGGTCAAACTGCACAGGTTTCTGG GCATGGTGCAAGAAGACTACCACTCCCAGAATCCCTACCACAATGCTGTGCACGCCGCAGATGTCACTCAAGCCATGTACTGCTACTTAAAGGAGCCCAAG CTGGCGGAGCAGCTGAGTCCTCCAGACGTGTTCCTGGGTCTGATGGCAGCAGCCGCGCACGACGTGGACCACCCTGGGGTCAACCAGCCCTTCCTCATCAAGACCAGGCACCACCTGGCGTCCCTCTACCAG AACACGTCCGTGCTGGAGAGTCACCACTGGAGATCCACTGTAGGAATGTTGCGCGAGTCGGGGCTGCTGTCCCACCTGCCTCCTGACATGTC GTTGGACATGGAACAGCAGCTGGGCTCTCTCATCCTGGCTACAGACATCAGCAGGCAGAATGAGTTTCTGTTGACCTTCAGAGAACATCTAGACAACCAGGACCTGGACCTTCAACTGGCTTCACACAGGCACTTTATGCTGCAG atCGCTCTGAAGTGTGCAGACATCTGTAACCCATGTCGGGTTTGGGAGCTGAGCAGACAGTGGAGTGAGAGGGTGTGTGAGGAGTTCTACAGGCAGG GTGATCTAGAGAAAAAGTTTGATCTGGAGATCAGTCCTCTGTGTAACCAGCAGGCCGACTCTGTCCCAGCCATCCAGATag GTTTTATTTCCTACATCGTGGAGCCTCTGTTCAAGGAGTGGCTCCGCTTCACGGAGCCCAGCGTGCTCAGTCAGACCTTGATGGGACACCTGCACAAGAACAAGGCCCGCTGGAGCCTCCTGCGATACGCGCACTCGTCAGAAACGCAGACGCGCCCCCCTGCTGAGAAGCCTGGGcccgagggaggagggggaggcgaggaggacatCCCTTAA
- the LOC114849784 gene encoding cAMP-specific 3',5'-cyclic phosphodiesterase 7B-like isoform X2, which translates to MSCLTVETCGAVACKRLEQDALQVRMLADGRLSTGHAGVLLAERRGSFPLIDLHILKTSAQQGEVESGTKRKVKRLLSFQRYCHNSRLLRGLVPHTPGSLHLLDDDYLGQAAHMLSKVGTWNFDIFLFDRLTNGNSLVTLMCHLFNVYGLIHHFQLDMVKLHRFLGMVQEDYHSQNPYHNAVHAADVTQAMYCYLKEPKLAEQLSPPDVFLGLMAAAAHDVDHPGVNQPFLIKTRHHLASLYQNTSVLESHHWRSTVGMLRESGLLSHLPPDMSLDMEQQLGSLILATDISRQNEFLLTFREHLDNQDLDLQLASHRHFMLQIALKCADICNPCRVWELSRQWSERVCEEFYRQGDLEKKFDLEISPLCNQQADSVPAIQIGFISYIVEPLFKEWLRFTEPSVLSQTLMGHLHKNKARWSLLRYAHSSETQTRPPAEKPGPEGGGGGEEDIP; encoded by the exons CTGATGGTAGACTGAGCACTGGTCATGCTGGTGTGTTGCTGGCTGAGAGACGAGGCTCATTCCCGCTGATTGACCTGCACATCCTGAAAA CCAGCGCCCAGCAGGGGGAGGTAGAGTCTGGCACCAAAAGGAAAGTCAAGCGTCTCCTGAGCTTCCAGAGATACTGTCACAACTCCAGGCTGCTGAGGGGCTTGGTCCCCCACACACCCGGCTCACTGCACctgctggacgacgactacctGGGACAGGCTGCA CATATGTTGTCAAAAGTAGGCACATGGAACTTTGACATATTTCTCTTTGATCGTCTTACAAATG GTAACAGCCTGGTGACTCTGATGTGCCACCTTTTCAATGTCTATGGTCTCATTCATCATTTCCAGCTGGACATGGTCAAACTGCACAGGTTTCTGG GCATGGTGCAAGAAGACTACCACTCCCAGAATCCCTACCACAATGCTGTGCACGCCGCAGATGTCACTCAAGCCATGTACTGCTACTTAAAGGAGCCCAAG CTGGCGGAGCAGCTGAGTCCTCCAGACGTGTTCCTGGGTCTGATGGCAGCAGCCGCGCACGACGTGGACCACCCTGGGGTCAACCAGCCCTTCCTCATCAAGACCAGGCACCACCTGGCGTCCCTCTACCAG AACACGTCCGTGCTGGAGAGTCACCACTGGAGATCCACTGTAGGAATGTTGCGCGAGTCGGGGCTGCTGTCCCACCTGCCTCCTGACATGTC GTTGGACATGGAACAGCAGCTGGGCTCTCTCATCCTGGCTACAGACATCAGCAGGCAGAATGAGTTTCTGTTGACCTTCAGAGAACATCTAGACAACCAGGACCTGGACCTTCAACTGGCTTCACACAGGCACTTTATGCTGCAG atCGCTCTGAAGTGTGCAGACATCTGTAACCCATGTCGGGTTTGGGAGCTGAGCAGACAGTGGAGTGAGAGGGTGTGTGAGGAGTTCTACAGGCAGG GTGATCTAGAGAAAAAGTTTGATCTGGAGATCAGTCCTCTGTGTAACCAGCAGGCCGACTCTGTCCCAGCCATCCAGATag GTTTTATTTCCTACATCGTGGAGCCTCTGTTCAAGGAGTGGCTCCGCTTCACGGAGCCCAGCGTGCTCAGTCAGACCTTGATGGGACACCTGCACAAGAACAAGGCCCGCTGGAGCCTCCTGCGATACGCGCACTCGTCAGAAACGCAGACGCGCCCCCCTGCTGAGAAGCCTGGGcccgagggaggagggggaggcgaggaggacatCCCTTAA